In Terriglobales bacterium, a genomic segment contains:
- a CDS encoding sorbosone dehydrogenase family protein, which yields MRLTLASCVVLLTACSPSAPQPAAAERGALTVPPGFHVEVFAETGSTPRLLAFSPGGVLLTTAMADGKVLALPDTKRNGRAERVVPVLSELNAPHGIAFHEGKLYIAETNRVVRYDWDEANLRASNPKPLADLPGGGGHFTRTLVFHQGKMYVSIGSTCNVCREQDERRAAVMEFNPDGSGGRVFARGLRNAVGLAVSPQTNTVWVSDNGRDWLGDNLPPEEINDLGASGGDFGWPFCYGDRTPDTEFSREATTRCPSTIPAKFQMQAHSAPLGIAFYTGTQFPPEYRGDLFVAFHGSWNRSVPTGYKVVRIEVNERGEATGISDFLTGFIAPGETRKGRWRGRPVGLAVGPEGALYVSDDSREGRGKIYRVTWEGK from the coding sequence GTGCGCCTGACATTGGCATCATGTGTTGTGTTGCTCACGGCGTGCAGCCCTTCCGCGCCGCAACCGGCAGCGGCGGAGCGCGGTGCGCTGACGGTTCCGCCCGGATTCCACGTGGAGGTATTCGCGGAAACGGGCTCGACGCCGCGGTTGCTGGCCTTCAGTCCGGGCGGTGTGCTGCTGACCACGGCCATGGCGGACGGCAAGGTGCTGGCGCTGCCGGACACGAAGCGCAACGGCCGCGCCGAGCGCGTGGTCCCCGTGCTGAGCGAGCTGAATGCGCCTCACGGCATCGCCTTTCATGAAGGCAAGCTCTACATCGCCGAGACCAACCGTGTAGTGCGTTATGACTGGGATGAGGCCAACCTGCGAGCCTCGAATCCCAAGCCACTGGCCGACCTGCCGGGTGGCGGCGGCCACTTCACCCGAACGCTGGTCTTTCACCAGGGCAAGATGTACGTTTCCATCGGCTCGACCTGCAACGTCTGCCGCGAGCAGGATGAGCGCCGCGCCGCGGTGATGGAATTCAACCCGGATGGCAGCGGCGGCCGTGTGTTCGCGCGCGGGCTGCGCAACGCCGTGGGCCTGGCGGTAAGCCCGCAGACCAACACCGTATGGGTGAGCGACAACGGCCGCGACTGGCTGGGCGACAACCTGCCGCCCGAAGAGATCAACGATCTGGGCGCGAGCGGCGGCGATTTCGGCTGGCCCTTCTGCTACGGCGATCGCACTCCCGATACCGAATTCTCGCGCGAAGCCACGACCCGCTGCCCCTCGACCATCCCCGCCAAGTTCCAGATGCAGGCGCACTCGGCGCCGCTGGGCATCGCCTTCTACACCGGGACGCAATTCCCGCCGGAATATCGCGGCGATCTGTTCGTGGCTTTCCACGGCTCCTGGAACCGCAGCGTGCCCACCGGCTACAAGGTGGTGCGCATCGAGGTGAACGAGCGCGGCGAGGCTACCGGCATCTCCGACTTTCTTACCGGCTTTATCGCGCCGGGCGAGACGCGCAAGGGCCGCTGGCGCGGCCGGCCGGTGGGCCTTGCCGTGGGGCCCGAGGGCGCGCTGTACGTCAGCGACGACTCGCGCGAGGGGCGCGGAAAAATCTATCGCGTGACTTGGGAAGGGAAGTAG
- a CDS encoding deoxyguanosinetriphosphate triphosphohydrolase translates to MLASYAVQVEESRGRRHPEPPHPYRDDFQRDRDRVIHSRAFRRLENKTQVFTRRHSDHFRNRLTHTIEVAQISRTLARALHLNEGLVEALALVHDIGHPPFGHAGEKALDAAMRAHGDFFDHNLQALRIVEDFELRYAGFRGLNLTFEVREGIIKHSRDYDAARFPELAEYLLDRQPPLEAQLIDLTDEIAYNTADLDDGLEARILSLDQVRRGLPVFERFYREAGQKYPSALDKLKFNEALKRMLNRMATDLIENTARRVHQAGVKSVEDVRNSPERLAAFSPQVDEERLQAKAFLHENLYSSAALRPEKDHAERVVTELFEYWIARPEMLPATYQEKARQESLPRVVCDYIAGMTDNFILEQHEKNCGGKNVVAR, encoded by the coding sequence ATGCTCGCCTCCTACGCGGTGCAGGTGGAGGAATCGCGCGGGCGCAGGCATCCCGAGCCGCCCCACCCTTATCGCGACGACTTCCAGCGTGACCGCGACCGCGTCATCCACTCCCGCGCCTTCCGCCGCCTGGAGAACAAGACCCAGGTCTTCACCCGCCGCCATTCCGACCATTTCCGCAACCGGCTCACGCACACCATCGAAGTGGCGCAGATCTCGCGCACCCTGGCCCGCGCCCTCCACCTCAACGAAGGATTGGTGGAAGCGCTGGCCCTGGTGCATGACATCGGGCATCCTCCCTTCGGCCACGCCGGCGAAAAGGCGCTGGATGCGGCCATGCGCGCCCACGGCGACTTCTTCGACCACAACCTGCAGGCGCTGCGCATCGTCGAGGACTTCGAGCTGCGCTACGCCGGCTTCCGCGGCCTGAACCTTACCTTCGAGGTTCGCGAGGGCATCATCAAGCACTCCCGCGACTACGACGCCGCCCGCTTCCCCGAGCTGGCCGAATATCTGCTTGACCGCCAGCCGCCGCTCGAAGCCCAGCTCATCGACCTCACCGACGAGATCGCCTATAACACCGCCGACCTCGATGACGGCCTGGAGGCGCGCATCCTTTCGCTCGACCAGGTGCGCCGCGGCCTCCCCGTGTTCGAGCGCTTCTACCGCGAGGCCGGGCAGAAGTATCCCAGCGCCCTCGACAAGCTGAAGTTCAACGAAGCCCTCAAGCGCATGCTCAATCGCATGGCCACCGACCTCATCGAAAATACCGCCCGCCGCGTGCACCAAGCCGGCGTCAAGAGCGTCGAAGATGTCCGCAACTCGCCCGAGCGCCTGGCCGCCTTTAGCCCGCAGGTGGACGAAGAGCGCCTCCAGGCCAAGGCCTTCTTGCACGAGAACCTTTATTCCTCCGCCGCCTTGCGCCCCGAGAAAGACCACGCCGAGCGCGTCGTGACCGAACTCTTCGAGTACTGGATCGCCCGCCCCGAGATGCTTCCCGCCACCTACCAGGAAAAGGCCCGCCAGGAATCCCTGCCCCGCGTGGTCTGCGACTACATCGCCGGCATGACCGACAACTTCATCCTGGAACAGCACGAGAAGAATTGCGGCGGGAAGAACGTAGTGGCGCGATAA
- a CDS encoding tetratricopeptide repeat protein, translating to MKLRRLPTLALLLALPLAAQDKPEAVAVPQTAPSTQAPTPASKQAAPPPTPSPAPGAAQTAAPAKAPDRAKAYYHYTLAHIYEELATVYGRPEYVGKAVEQYKLALQNDPASEFLNSELAEFYAKTGRIRDAVLEAQEILKRDPNNLEARKLLGRIYVRSLGDSQSGSSQEMLKRALEQIREVVRLEPKNTDNYLLLGRLYILAKELDQAEAAFKAALQNDPGSEEALTNLAYLYTEQGNYARAVQTLEAVPEAERTGKIFAALGFSYEQQKDYAKAVAAYRKAVEQDSDNLDWQRGLAQNLFNDGQLKEALEQYKALAEADPQDATTLVRIAEIQRRDGQFDEALDSLKKADALVANSLEVHYNMALVYQAQGKFDEAVRVYTQLLDRTAREDGNYSEGERSNRAVFLERLGDLYRDAHQTEKAIETFTQMLALGGEQASRGYQQIVETRRAARQWAEALRMAEQAAAKFPQDRDLQIQFGAQLADSGKPDEGIARVRALLKGTSEDRDVHLALAQIYSRLRRWKEAEDAIAQADKLSTTPREKYYAWFLYGSVYERQKKFEQAEEMFKKILAFDPHNAMVLNYLGYMLADRGVRLEEALGYIKQAVQRDPQSGAYLDSLGWVYFKMGQDVLAEEYLQKAIARLPNDSTIHDHLADLYLKTGRLKEAAAHWERALEEWTRGLPSDADPAEVARVQKKLEQARVRLAKQVRE from the coding sequence ATGAAGCTTCGTCGTCTGCCGACCCTTGCTCTTCTGCTCGCCCTTCCCCTCGCTGCGCAAGACAAGCCCGAGGCTGTGGCTGTGCCGCAGACTGCGCCTTCCACTCAGGCGCCTACCCCGGCTTCCAAGCAGGCCGCGCCGCCTCCGACCCCATCTCCGGCCCCGGGTGCGGCCCAGACTGCAGCGCCGGCAAAGGCCCCGGATCGCGCCAAGGCCTACTACCACTACACCCTGGCGCACATCTACGAGGAGCTGGCCACGGTCTACGGCCGGCCGGAGTACGTGGGCAAGGCGGTGGAACAGTACAAGCTGGCTCTCCAGAACGACCCCGCCTCGGAGTTCCTGAACTCGGAGCTGGCCGAGTTCTACGCCAAGACGGGCCGCATCCGCGACGCGGTGCTCGAAGCGCAGGAGATCCTCAAGCGCGATCCCAACAACCTCGAGGCACGCAAGCTGCTGGGGCGCATCTACGTGCGCTCCCTGGGCGATTCGCAGAGCGGCTCCTCGCAGGAGATGCTGAAGCGGGCCCTCGAGCAGATCCGCGAAGTGGTCCGCCTGGAGCCCAAGAACACCGACAACTACCTGCTGCTCGGCCGCCTGTACATCCTGGCCAAGGAACTCGACCAGGCCGAGGCGGCGTTCAAGGCCGCGCTTCAGAACGATCCCGGGTCGGAAGAAGCGCTCACCAACCTGGCCTATCTCTACACCGAGCAGGGCAACTACGCCCGCGCCGTCCAGACGCTGGAAGCGGTGCCCGAGGCCGAGCGCACCGGCAAGATCTTTGCCGCTCTGGGCTTCAGCTACGAGCAGCAAAAGGACTACGCCAAAGCCGTCGCAGCCTACCGCAAGGCGGTGGAGCAGGACAGCGACAATCTCGACTGGCAGCGCGGCCTGGCCCAGAACCTGTTCAACGACGGCCAGCTCAAGGAAGCGCTGGAGCAGTACAAGGCGCTGGCCGAGGCCGATCCGCAGGACGCCACCACCCTGGTGCGCATCGCCGAGATCCAGCGGCGCGACGGCCAGTTCGACGAGGCCCTCGACAGCCTGAAGAAAGCCGACGCGCTGGTGGCCAACTCCCTCGAGGTCCACTACAACATGGCCCTGGTCTACCAGGCCCAGGGCAAGTTCGACGAAGCCGTCCGCGTTTACACCCAGTTGCTCGATCGCACCGCCAGGGAGGACGGGAACTACAGCGAAGGCGAGCGTTCCAACCGCGCCGTCTTCCTGGAGCGCCTGGGCGATCTCTATCGCGACGCCCACCAGACCGAGAAGGCGATTGAGACTTTCACCCAGATGCTGGCCCTGGGCGGTGAGCAGGCTTCCCGCGGATACCAGCAGATCGTGGAGACTCGCCGCGCCGCCCGGCAGTGGGCGGAAGCCCTCCGCATGGCCGAGCAGGCCGCCGCCAAGTTCCCCCAGGATCGCGACCTTCAAATCCAGTTCGGCGCCCAGCTCGCGGATAGCGGCAAGCCCGACGAAGGCATCGCCCGGGTGCGCGCGCTGCTGAAGGGCACGTCCGAGGATCGCGACGTCCATCTCGCTCTGGCGCAGATCTACAGCCGCCTGCGCCGTTGGAAGGAAGCCGAAGACGCCATCGCCCAGGCCGACAAGCTCTCTACCACCCCGCGCGAAAAGTACTACGCCTGGTTCTTGTACGGCTCCGTCTACGAGCGCCAGAAGAAGTTCGAGCAGGCCGAGGAGATGTTCAAGAAGATCCTGGCCTTCGATCCGCACAACGCCATGGTGCTCAACTACCTGGGCTACATGCTGGCCGACCGTGGCGTCCGCCTGGAAGAAGCGCTGGGTTACATCAAGCAAGCCGTGCAGCGCGACCCGCAGAGCGGCGCCTATCTGGATTCCCTCGGCTGGGTCTACTTCAAGATGGGCCAGGACGTGCTCGCCGAGGAGTATCTGCAGAAGGCCATCGCGCGCCTGCCCAACGACTCCACCATCCACGACCACCTCGCCGATCTCTACCTCAAGACCGGCCGCCTCAAGGAAGCCGCCGCTCACTGGGAGCGCGCCCTGGAAGAGTGGACCCGCGGCCTGCCCTCCGACGCTGACCCCGCCGAAGTTGCCCGTGTGCAGAAGAAGCTCGAACAGGCTCGCGTGCGCCTGGCGAAGCAAGTGCGCGAGTAG
- the purH gene encoding bifunctional phosphoribosylaminoimidazolecarboxamide formyltransferase/IMP cyclohydrolase: protein MPRIQRAILSVTDKTGLAEFARRLAAMNVDLVSTGGTARLLRDSGVAVRDVSELTGFPEMLDGRVKTLHPKVHGGILHIRSNAEHRAAVAQHGIAPIDMVVVNLYAFEKTASKPGVRFDEIVENIDIGGPSMVRSAAKNFRDVAIVTSPADYDAIAQEMENSGGELSLATRWRLAQKAFALTAAYDSAIASTLERIQPADGDFAFTDAPAFPTTLRLAFTKAMDLRYGENPHQKAALYSDGSGRGVANGRQLQGKELSFNNIVDLEAAWNLAQEFTEPVCAIIKHTNPCGTATGKTLAEAYKKALECDPVSAFGGVIGFNRPVDGETAGEVAKLFVEAVAAPAFDEAARAAFAAKKNLRLMEVAPAPPGRVLKNVSGGLLLQDDDKRPLTEADLKVVTTRPPTDEEMRALLFAWKIAKHVKSNAIVYARDGQSVGVGAGQMSRVDSCKIGAMKAVLPLKGTVAASDAFFPFPDGVEEIARAGATAIIQPGGSVRDQDVIDAANRLGLAMVFTGVRHFRH, encoded by the coding sequence GTGCCGAGAATCCAGCGCGCCATCCTCAGCGTGACCGACAAGACAGGCCTCGCGGAATTCGCCCGCCGCCTGGCCGCCATGAACGTGGATCTGGTCTCGACCGGCGGCACGGCCCGCCTGCTGCGCGATTCCGGTGTGGCGGTCCGCGACGTCAGCGAACTCACCGGCTTTCCGGAGATGCTCGATGGCCGCGTCAAGACGCTTCATCCCAAGGTGCATGGCGGCATCCTGCACATCCGCTCGAACGCCGAGCACCGTGCCGCCGTCGCCCAGCACGGCATCGCGCCCATCGACATGGTGGTCGTCAACCTCTACGCCTTTGAGAAGACCGCATCGAAACCGGGCGTGCGCTTCGACGAGATTGTCGAGAACATTGATATCGGCGGACCTTCGATGGTGCGCTCCGCGGCCAAGAACTTTCGCGACGTCGCCATCGTTACTTCGCCAGCCGACTACGACGCCATCGCCCAGGAGATGGAAAACTCCGGCGGCGAACTCTCTCTCGCTACGCGCTGGCGTCTAGCACAGAAGGCGTTCGCGCTCACTGCCGCTTACGATTCCGCCATTGCCTCCACGCTCGAGCGCATCCAGCCGGCCGACGGCGACTTCGCGTTCACCGACGCTCCGGCCTTTCCCACGACCCTGCGCCTGGCCTTCACCAAGGCCATGGACCTGCGCTACGGCGAGAATCCGCATCAGAAAGCCGCGCTCTATTCCGATGGCTCCGGCCGGGGCGTGGCCAACGGCCGCCAGCTCCAGGGCAAGGAGCTTTCCTTCAACAACATCGTGGACCTCGAAGCCGCATGGAACCTGGCCCAGGAGTTCACCGAACCGGTGTGCGCCATCATCAAGCACACCAACCCGTGCGGCACGGCGACCGGCAAGACGCTGGCCGAGGCGTACAAGAAAGCCCTTGAATGCGACCCGGTCTCCGCTTTCGGCGGCGTCATCGGGTTCAACCGCCCGGTGGATGGCGAAACCGCTGGCGAAGTCGCAAAGCTTTTCGTCGAGGCGGTGGCTGCACCCGCCTTCGACGAAGCCGCGCGTGCGGCATTCGCCGCCAAGAAAAACCTGCGGCTGATGGAAGTCGCGCCGGCGCCGCCGGGCCGCGTGCTGAAAAACGTCTCCGGCGGCCTGCTGTTGCAGGATGACGACAAGCGCCCGCTCACCGAAGCCGACCTCAAGGTCGTCACCACGCGCCCGCCCACGGACGAAGAGATGCGCGCGCTGCTCTTCGCCTGGAAGATCGCCAAGCACGTAAAGTCGAACGCTATCGTCTACGCTCGCGACGGGCAGAGCGTGGGCGTGGGCGCGGGGCAAATGAGCCGCGTGGACTCGTGCAAGATTGGCGCCATGAAGGCCGTGCTGCCGCTCAAGGGCACCGTCGCCGCCTCCGACGCCTTCTTTCCCTTCCCTGATGGCGTCGAGGAGATCGCCAGGGCCGGGGCGACGGCCATCATCCAGCCGGGCGGCTCGGTCCGCGACCAGGACGTCATCGACGCCGCCAATCGCCTGGGCCTGGCCATGGTGTTCACCGGGGTACGCCATTTCCGCCATTGA
- a CDS encoding MXAN_5187 C-terminal domain-containing protein yields MTIDEELSHLDEMVRRLKIEYDIYFGGGAKKPPTDSEWRVQALLKKYSDSQKLSFAQRFRFNTIQQKYAIFSDLWRQKVKIKEEGFRRPQDAVLGIQGMRVEEEAKAREEIRAAEPFRVACSDVDSDHEKVQALFNAMVEARKKAGDAGAGAANFESFKSFVKKKTDQLRKDYGCHAVEYAVEVENGQVRLKAKAKV; encoded by the coding sequence GTGACCATCGACGAGGAACTCAGTCATCTCGACGAGATGGTTCGCCGGTTGAAGATCGAATACGACATTTACTTCGGCGGCGGAGCCAAGAAGCCCCCCACCGACAGCGAATGGCGCGTGCAGGCCCTCCTCAAGAAGTACTCCGACAGCCAGAAGCTGAGCTTCGCGCAGCGCTTCCGCTTCAACACCATCCAGCAGAAGTACGCCATCTTCAGCGACCTGTGGCGGCAGAAGGTCAAGATCAAGGAGGAAGGTTTCCGCCGCCCGCAGGACGCCGTGCTGGGCATCCAGGGCATGCGTGTCGAGGAGGAAGCCAAGGCGCGCGAGGAGATACGCGCGGCCGAGCCCTTCCGCGTGGCCTGCTCCGATGTCGACTCCGACCACGAGAAAGTGCAGGCGCTGTTCAACGCCATGGTGGAAGCGCGCAAGAAGGCGGGTGATGCCGGAGCCGGCGCCGCCAACTTCGAGTCTTTCAAGTCCTTCGTCAAGAAGAAAACCGACCAACTGCGCAAAGACTACGGCTGCCACGCGGTGGAATACGCCGTCGAAGTGGAGAACGGCCAGGTCCGCCTGAAGGCCAAAGCCAAAGTCTAG
- a CDS encoding helix-turn-helix transcriptional regulator, whose amino-acid sequence MNIGETIRSFRLQRGMSQGDIEKRTGLLRCYLSRVENGHTIPSLDTLAKIAGAMEVPLAQFFADPARSNGSARALPQLSDDEVRFLTQIRRYSTSLSESDRKLVLAMVKKMAVNSGK is encoded by the coding sequence ATGAACATCGGCGAAACGATCCGCAGCTTTCGGTTGCAGAGGGGCATGTCCCAGGGCGACATCGAGAAGCGGACAGGGTTACTGCGTTGCTATCTGTCGCGCGTGGAAAACGGCCATACCATTCCTTCGCTGGACACGCTGGCCAAAATCGCCGGAGCTATGGAAGTGCCGCTGGCTCAGTTTTTCGCCGATCCGGCGCGCTCCAACGGTTCCGCCCGTGCGCTGCCCCAGTTGAGCGACGACGAAGTCCGCTTCCTCACCCAGATCCGCCGCTACTCCACCAGCCTTTCTGAGAGCGACCGCAAGCTGGTGCTGGCCATGGTCAAGAAGATGGCCGTCAACAGCGGCAAGTAG
- a CDS encoding GNAT family N-acetyltransferase, with the protein MSVEFIQAATPEQVEEVRKLFVEYGESLGFSLCFQSFDQELAGLPGDYAPPSGRLLLAEEDGRAAGCVALHRLEDDICEMKRLYVRPVFRGRRLGRTLTERVIAEARAIGYRSMRLDTIADSMREAVALYRALGFREIPPYRPNPIASATYMQLDL; encoded by the coding sequence GTGAGCGTCGAGTTCATCCAAGCCGCGACCCCCGAACAGGTGGAGGAGGTTCGCAAGCTCTTTGTCGAGTACGGCGAATCGCTCGGTTTCAGCCTTTGTTTTCAGAGTTTTGACCAGGAATTGGCCGGTCTGCCCGGCGATTATGCACCGCCTTCCGGCCGCCTGTTGCTGGCCGAAGAAGACGGCAGGGCGGCAGGCTGTGTGGCGCTGCACCGGCTGGAAGACGACATCTGCGAGATGAAGCGTCTCTACGTGCGGCCGGTGTTCCGTGGCCGCCGGCTCGGTCGCACGCTCACCGAGCGCGTCATCGCGGAAGCACGCGCCATCGGCTACCGGAGCATGCGCTTGGATACCATCGCCGACTCCATGCGCGAAGCCGTAGCGCTCTATCGCGCGCTCGGGTTTCGCGAGATTCCTCCTTACCGTCCCAATCCCATCGCCAGCGCCACCTACATGCAGCTCGATCTCTGA
- the fabG gene encoding 3-oxoacyl-[acyl-carrier-protein] reductase, whose amino-acid sequence MAGLSGHVALVTGASQGIGRACALELARDGAAVAVAARNEEKLAALVADIAAAGGQAAAFRMDVASEEEIKSACKAALERFGKIDILVNNAGITRDQLVMRMKRADWDAVLQTNLTGAYLTIQQVIGSMLKQRWGRIINMTSIFGQIGQVGQANYAASKAGLIGLTLAVAREVASRNITVNAVAPGYIETAMTAVLSEDMKKKVLEMIPLGRAGTEQDVAHAVRFLASDDAAYITGHVLNVNGGMHMG is encoded by the coding sequence GTGGCGGGGCTTTCCGGACATGTCGCGCTGGTGACGGGCGCCTCGCAGGGCATCGGGCGGGCGTGTGCCCTGGAGCTGGCGCGCGACGGGGCGGCCGTGGCCGTGGCCGCCCGCAACGAAGAGAAGCTGGCTGCTCTGGTGGCAGACATCGCGGCCGCCGGAGGCCAGGCCGCCGCCTTCCGCATGGATGTGGCCAGCGAAGAGGAGATCAAGTCCGCTTGCAAAGCGGCCCTCGAACGTTTCGGCAAGATTGATATCCTGGTGAACAACGCCGGTATCACGCGCGACCAACTGGTCATGCGGATGAAGCGCGCCGACTGGGACGCCGTCCTCCAGACCAACCTCACCGGCGCTTACCTCACCATTCAGCAGGTCATCGGCTCCATGTTGAAACAACGCTGGGGCCGCATCATCAACATGACCAGCATCTTCGGCCAGATCGGACAGGTCGGCCAGGCCAACTACGCCGCCTCGAAGGCGGGCTTGATCGGCCTGACCCTGGCGGTGGCGCGCGAAGTGGCCTCGCGCAACATCACCGTGAATGCCGTGGCGCCCGGCTACATCGAAACCGCCATGACCGCCGTGCTCTCCGAGGACATGAAGAAGAAAGTGCTGGAGATGATCCCGCTGGGCCGTGCCGGCACCGAGCAGGACGTCGCCCACGCCGTCCGCTTCCTGGCTTCCGACGATGCCGCCTACATCACCGGCCACGTACTCAACGTGAACGGCGGCATGCACATGGGGTAG
- a CDS encoding cation:proton antiporter — protein MPHGSSPLLLNLFLIFVLAKLLGEIFERLRLPAVLGEILAGVVFGPYALAWVAPDQTIHSVAELGAIFLLFTVGLETHPKDLIRVGRKALGVALAGVIVPFALGFAYMMLRYGQAQEATFVAAAMVATSVGITARVLGDMKVLQTRAARIILGAAVFDDILAMILLAVVAGLGSAGGVQWLHLGILFAEAVAFALFMIFIAPRVIRRVQPRLEQMAVPDAPLLASLALCLGLSVAAEKIGMAAIIGAFFAGLAFAEYSPQWNLQPRVHAINEFLAPFFFFTMGTRLDLHAFTPAVLISAVAISILALISKIAGCGLPVLREGWRIALRVGVGMMPRGEVGLIVALVGLNLGAITQSSYAIVIFMTAVTTLLAPPALRVLFRREEPEAATD, from the coding sequence ATGCCGCACGGCTCCAGTCCGCTCCTGCTGAACCTGTTCCTGATCTTCGTGCTGGCGAAGCTGCTGGGCGAGATCTTCGAGCGCCTCCGCCTGCCTGCCGTGCTGGGCGAGATCCTGGCCGGCGTGGTCTTCGGCCCGTACGCGCTCGCCTGGGTCGCACCGGACCAGACCATCCATTCGGTGGCCGAACTGGGCGCCATTTTCCTGTTGTTCACCGTCGGCCTGGAAACCCACCCCAAGGACCTGATCCGCGTGGGGCGGAAAGCCCTGGGCGTGGCCCTGGCCGGCGTCATCGTCCCCTTCGCCCTCGGCTTCGCCTACATGATGCTGCGGTACGGACAGGCACAGGAGGCCACGTTCGTGGCCGCCGCTATGGTGGCCACCAGCGTGGGCATCACGGCGCGCGTGCTGGGCGATATGAAGGTGCTGCAGACGCGTGCCGCCCGCATCATCCTGGGCGCTGCCGTCTTCGATGACATCCTGGCCATGATCCTGCTCGCTGTGGTGGCCGGGTTGGGCTCAGCGGGGGGTGTGCAGTGGCTTCACCTGGGCATTCTCTTCGCCGAGGCCGTGGCCTTTGCGCTGTTCATGATTTTCATTGCGCCGCGGGTCATCCGCCGAGTGCAACCCCGCTTGGAGCAGATGGCCGTTCCCGATGCGCCGCTTCTGGCCTCCCTCGCCCTCTGCCTGGGCCTCAGCGTGGCCGCGGAGAAGATCGGCATGGCGGCCATCATCGGAGCTTTCTTTGCCGGGCTGGCCTTCGCCGAGTACTCGCCCCAGTGGAACCTCCAGCCCCGGGTCCACGCCATCAACGAGTTCCTGGCTCCCTTCTTCTTCTTCACCATGGGGACCCGCCTCGACCTGCACGCCTTCACGCCCGCAGTCCTGATTTCCGCGGTCGCCATCTCCATCCTGGCGCTCATCTCGAAGATCGCCGGCTGCGGGCTGCCGGTGCTGCGCGAAGGCTGGCGTATCGCGCTCCGCGTGGGCGTAGGCATGATGCCCCGCGGCGAAGTCGGCCTCATCGTGGCGCTGGTCGGCCTGAACCTGGGAGCCATCACCCAATCGTCCTACGCCATCGTCATCTTCATGACCGCGGTCACCACGCTCCTGGCCCCGCCCGCCCTGCGTGTGCTCTTTCGCCGTGAGGAACCAGAGGCAGCCACGGATTGA